In Pseudofrankia saprophytica, one genomic interval encodes:
- a CDS encoding aquaporin — protein sequence MTNAPAGQPPLARRLAAEALGSLLLAALVVGSGIAAQQLSPGQVGLQLVENAAATAAGLYAVILMVGPVSGAHFNPVVTAVDAAFGGLSWRDAAAYLPAQVIGCVTGAILANLMFDRQAVSISTHHRASGAHLLAEVVATAGLILLIFSLARSGRGERAPAAVGAYIGAAYWFTSSTSFANPAISVGRMFSDTFAGIAPVSVPPFIAAQLVGGAVGYGLVRLLYRSAPDGPGQADARLSGARRPGRWPFLAP from the coding sequence GTGACGAACGCACCGGCTGGCCAGCCGCCGTTGGCGAGACGGCTGGCCGCCGAGGCCCTGGGCAGCCTGCTGCTGGCAGCCCTGGTCGTCGGCTCCGGGATCGCCGCGCAGCAGCTCAGCCCCGGACAGGTCGGCCTGCAACTGGTCGAGAACGCCGCGGCGACCGCCGCCGGCCTGTACGCGGTCATCCTGATGGTCGGACCGGTGTCCGGAGCCCACTTCAACCCCGTCGTCACCGCGGTCGACGCCGCGTTCGGCGGGTTGTCGTGGCGGGACGCCGCCGCCTATCTGCCCGCTCAGGTCATCGGCTGTGTCACGGGCGCGATCCTGGCGAACCTGATGTTCGACCGCCAGGCGGTGTCGATCTCCACACACCACCGGGCCTCCGGCGCGCATCTGCTCGCCGAGGTCGTCGCCACCGCCGGACTGATCCTGCTGATCTTCTCGCTGGCGCGGTCCGGCCGCGGGGAACGGGCGCCGGCCGCGGTGGGTGCCTACATCGGCGCGGCGTACTGGTTCACCAGCTCCACCAGCTTCGCCAACCCGGCGATCAGCGTCGGGCGGATGTTCTCCGACACCTTCGCCGGCATCGCCCCCGTCTCCGTCCCACCGTTCATCGCCGCTCAACTGGTCGGTGGCGCTGTCGGCTACGGCCTGGTCCGCCTGCTCTACCGGTCCGCGCCTGACGGGCCGGGGCAGGCGGACGCCCGGCTGTCCGGCGCTCGGCGGCCGGGCCGGTGGCCTTTCCTCGCCCCATGA
- a CDS encoding arsenate reductase ArsC, which translates to MSDKPSVLFVCVHNAGRSQMAAGFLTHLAGDQVEVRSAGSMPAEKVNPVAVAAMAEVGIDIAAETPKILTVDAVESSTVVVTMGCGDTCPVFPGIRYEDWKLDDPAGQGIDAVRPIRDAIRTRVEKLLGELQAAA; encoded by the coding sequence ATGTCCGACAAGCCGTCAGTGCTGTTCGTCTGCGTCCACAACGCCGGCCGCTCCCAGATGGCCGCCGGCTTCCTCACCCACCTCGCCGGTGACCAGGTAGAGGTCCGCTCCGCGGGCTCCATGCCTGCCGAGAAGGTCAACCCGGTCGCCGTCGCGGCGATGGCCGAGGTCGGTATCGACATCGCCGCCGAGACCCCGAAGATCCTCACCGTCGACGCGGTCGAATCCTCGACCGTGGTCGTCACCATGGGCTGCGGCGACACCTGCCCGGTCTTCCCCGGCATCCGCTACGAGGACTGGAAACTCGACGACCCCGCAGGCCAGGGCATCGACGCCGTCCGCCCCATCCGCGACGCCATCCGTACCCGCGTCGAGAAACTGCTGGGCGAGCTCCAGGCCGCCGCCTGA
- a CDS encoding MFS transporter: protein MLGTAAAGRTAAGPRRALVALCVTEIVSYGVLYYAFPVLAQGIAEDTGWSRTAVTAAFSAGNLLGAVAGVPVGRLLGRRGPRPVMTAGSLLAVAALAGVAEAPSYGWFLAAWLVVGVAMAGVFYPPAFAALTGWYGPRRLPALTTLTLAAGFSSTIFAPLTAALTTHLNWREVYLVLAAILATITIPAHAWALSPPWRPDQHPAPSHTGPDPAPQRRDDRQVLTSRLFLLLVAAMTLSAFALYAVVVNLVPLLTGRGLSTTFAAWAIGLGGAGQVAGRLCYRPLATRLTVRGRTAAVIGAGGLAILVLGILPGPAFALVAVAVLVGAIRGMFTLVEATIVADLWGTQRFARLNGVFNAPVTAATALAPSIGAALAAAMGSYPLLFVTLAAAGGLGAALATAATTATTATPRPTAAVPAGNRPDGAAGDGHHHRPTTPVRVRGE, encoded by the coding sequence GTGCTCGGCACCGCCGCCGCAGGCCGGACGGCGGCCGGTCCCCGGCGGGCGCTGGTCGCACTGTGCGTCACCGAGATCGTCAGCTACGGGGTGCTGTACTACGCGTTCCCCGTCCTCGCCCAGGGCATCGCCGAGGACACAGGCTGGTCACGCACGGCGGTGACGGCGGCGTTCTCGGCCGGGAACCTCCTCGGTGCCGTAGCCGGCGTGCCCGTCGGACGGCTGCTCGGGCGGCGGGGGCCGCGGCCGGTGATGACAGCCGGCTCGCTCCTCGCCGTCGCCGCGCTCGCGGGCGTCGCCGAGGCCCCGTCGTACGGTTGGTTCCTCGCCGCCTGGCTGGTGGTCGGAGTCGCGATGGCCGGAGTCTTCTACCCACCGGCGTTCGCCGCGCTCACCGGCTGGTACGGACCCAGACGCCTGCCCGCGCTGACCACCTTGACGCTGGCGGCGGGCTTCTCGAGCACGATCTTCGCGCCCCTCACCGCCGCGCTCACCACCCACCTGAACTGGCGAGAGGTCTACCTCGTCCTCGCCGCGATCCTCGCCACCATCACGATTCCCGCCCATGCCTGGGCACTGAGCCCACCCTGGCGGCCCGACCAGCACCCGGCCCCCAGCCACACCGGACCGGACCCGGCGCCGCAGCGCAGGGACGATCGCCAGGTGCTGACCAGCCGGCTGTTCCTGCTGCTCGTCGCGGCGATGACGTTGAGCGCGTTCGCGCTCTACGCCGTCGTGGTCAACCTCGTCCCGCTCCTGACCGGCCGAGGCCTGTCGACGACCTTCGCCGCCTGGGCGATCGGGCTCGGCGGAGCCGGCCAGGTCGCCGGCCGGCTCTGCTACCGCCCCCTCGCCACACGACTGACCGTCCGCGGCCGGACCGCCGCCGTCATCGGCGCCGGCGGCCTCGCCATCCTCGTCCTCGGCATCCTCCCCGGCCCGGCCTTCGCGCTGGTCGCAGTCGCCGTACTCGTCGGAGCGATACGCGGAATGTTCACCCTCGTCGAGGCCACGATCGTCGCCGACCTGTGGGGAACCCAACGCTTCGCACGGCTCAACGGCGTTTTCAACGCCCCGGTCACCGCCGCGACCGCCCTCGCCCCCAGCATCGGCGCCGCCCTCGCCGCGGCCATGGGCAGCTATCCACTGCTGTTCGTCACCCTCGCCGCCGCCGGAGGGCTCGGCGCCGCACTCGCGACCGCCGCCACCACCGCAACCACCGCAACCCCGCGACCCACCGCCGCCGTCCCCGCCGGCAACCGCCCGGACGGCGCCGCGGGCGACGGCCACCACCACCGCCCGACGACACCGGTCCGCGTCCGGGGCGAATAA